The following proteins come from a genomic window of Excalfactoria chinensis isolate bCotChi1 unplaced genomic scaffold, bCotChi1.hap2 Scaffold_71, whole genome shotgun sequence:
- the LOC140265212 gene encoding uncharacterized protein isoform X3, with the protein MGYGNPKRGHSLVLNDLQGLFQHKPRSVPVTSQDPPVLVTSQCRADLTEPPRGGAGAVGQRRTCRPHSAGGAGPASSCASGAAMRAQFASGTLTALQRVELLQQLEQAYERMMEKRTAAARASLLKDAQQIRAERTAARKEELEQEKQLIAQLEEQLKAGSEEMEVLRREKQRLREEREELELEGAW; encoded by the exons ATGGGATATGGGAACCCAAAGAGAGGGCATTCTCTGGTTCTTAATGACCTTCAAGgactcttccagcacaaaccaCGTTCTGTCCCTGTGACCTCCCAGGACCCTCCTGTGCTGGTGACGTCACAATGTCGCGCTGACCTCACAGAGCCCCCCCGGGGTGGGGCAGGGGCAGTGGGTCAGCGCCGAACCTGCCGGCCCCATTCTGCAGGCGGTGCAGGTCCTgcgagcagctgtgccagtggtgCAGCAATGCGGGCCCAGTTTGCCAGCGGAAcattaacagctctgcagcgcgtggagctgctgcagcagctggagcag GCTTATGAGCGGATGATGGAGAAGCGCACGGCCGCGGCCAGGGCGTCtttgctgaag gACGCCCAGCAAATACGGGCTGAAAGAACGGCTGCCCgtaaggaggagctggagcag gagaagcagctcattgcccagctggaggagcagctgaaggctgggaGCGAGGAGATGGAG GTGCTGCGCCGGGAGAAACAGCGCCTGCGAGAGGAgcgggaggagctggagctggagggtgcCTGGTGA
- the LOC140265212 gene encoding uncharacterized protein isoform X1 has translation MGYGNPKRGHSLVLNDLQGLFQHKPRSVPVTSQDPPVLVTSQCRADLTEPPRGGAGAVGQRRTCRPHSAGGAGPASSCASGAAMRAQFASGTLTALQRVELLQQLEQAYERMMEKRTAAARASLLKDAQQIRAERTAARKEELEQEKQLIAQLEEQLKAGSEEMEVVWRGEGSGAAHPRVVDMELSLLSARCCAGRNSACERSGRSWSWRVPGEWEPPMGPCTPRLHTGVSDTPGAAMGAALLGMGLCFLHGVAERPRPSPGVGTRCWGAPAVTEAGSLQPSLVAHRRQHQMELEAERVPGAVLPELVEAQLVRGRTHSTLTPSNRGLPGDRAPCSTVVLLGSRVLHEALLRSGP, from the exons ATGGGATATGGGAACCCAAAGAGAGGGCATTCTCTGGTTCTTAATGACCTTCAAGgactcttccagcacaaaccaCGTTCTGTCCCTGTGACCTCCCAGGACCCTCCTGTGCTGGTGACGTCACAATGTCGCGCTGACCTCACAGAGCCCCCCCGGGGTGGGGCAGGGGCAGTGGGTCAGCGCCGAACCTGCCGGCCCCATTCTGCAGGCGGTGCAGGTCCTgcgagcagctgtgccagtggtgCAGCAATGCGGGCCCAGTTTGCCAGCGGAAcattaacagctctgcagcgcgtggagctgctgcagcagctggagcag GCTTATGAGCGGATGATGGAGAAGCGCACGGCCGCGGCCAGGGCGTCtttgctgaag gACGCCCAGCAAATACGGGCTGAAAGAACGGCTGCCCgtaaggaggagctggagcag gagaagcagctcattgcccagctggaggagcagctgaaggctgggaGCGAGGAGATGGAGGTAGTGTGGAGGGgcgaggggagcggggctgcccaCCCCCGTGTTGTGGACATGGAGCTCAGCCTTTTGTCTGCCAGGTGCTGCGCCGGGAGAAACAGCGCCTGCGAGAGGAgcgggaggagctggagctggagggtgcCTGGTGAGTGGGAGCCACCCATGGGACCCTGCACCCCACGCCTGCACACGGGGGTCTCTGACACACCTGGGGCAGCAATGGGTGCAgcgctgctggggatggggctctgcttcctgcatggTGTGGCAGAGCGGCCCCgtcccagccctggggtgggcacacgctgctggggagcccccgcGGTGACAGAGGCCGGCAGCCTCCAACCAAGCCTTGTTGCCCACAGGCGGCAGCATCAGATGGAGCTGGAGGCAGAGCGCGTGCCTGGCGCTGTGCTGCCGGAGCTGGTGGAGGCACAGCTGGTAAGGGGCAGAACACACAGCACCCTCACCCCATCCAACAGAGGTCTCCCTGGGGAcagggctccctgcagcaccgttgtgctgctgggctcccgAGTCCTGCATGAAGCCCTGCTGCGCAGCGGGCCCTGA
- the LOC140265212 gene encoding uncharacterized protein isoform X2 — translation MRAQFASGTLTALQRVELLQQLEQAYERMMEKRTAAARASLLKDAQQIRAERTAARKEELEQEKQLIAQLEEQLKAGSEEMEVVWRGEGSGAAHPRVVDMELSLLSARCCAGRNSACERSGRSWSWRVPGEWEPPMGPCTPRLHTGVSDTPGAAMGAALLGMGLCFLHGVAERPRPSPGVGTRCWGAPAVTEAGSLQPSLVAHRRQHQMELEAERVPGAVLPELVEAQLVRGRTHSTLTPSNRGLPGDRAPCSTVVLLGSRVLHEALLRSGP, via the exons ATGCGGGCCCAGTTTGCCAGCGGAAcattaacagctctgcagcgcgtggagctgctgcagcagctggagcag GCTTATGAGCGGATGATGGAGAAGCGCACGGCCGCGGCCAGGGCGTCtttgctgaag gACGCCCAGCAAATACGGGCTGAAAGAACGGCTGCCCgtaaggaggagctggagcag gagaagcagctcattgcccagctggaggagcagctgaaggctgggaGCGAGGAGATGGAGGTAGTGTGGAGGGgcgaggggagcggggctgcccaCCCCCGTGTTGTGGACATGGAGCTCAGCCTTTTGTCTGCCAGGTGCTGCGCCGGGAGAAACAGCGCCTGCGAGAGGAgcgggaggagctggagctggagggtgcCTGGTGAGTGGGAGCCACCCATGGGACCCTGCACCCCACGCCTGCACACGGGGGTCTCTGACACACCTGGGGCAGCAATGGGTGCAgcgctgctggggatggggctctgcttcctgcatggTGTGGCAGAGCGGCCCCgtcccagccctggggtgggcacacgctgctggggagcccccgcGGTGACAGAGGCCGGCAGCCTCCAACCAAGCCTTGTTGCCCACAGGCGGCAGCATCAGATGGAGCTGGAGGCAGAGCGCGTGCCTGGCGCTGTGCTGCCGGAGCTGGTGGAGGCACAGCTGGTAAGGGGCAGAACACACAGCACCCTCACCCCATCCAACAGAGGTCTCCCTGGGGAcagggctccctgcagcaccgttgtgctgctgggctcccgAGTCCTGCATGAAGCCCTGCTGCGCAGCGGGCCCTGA
- the LOC140265204 gene encoding protein MANBAL-like: MAAELHFSPPEIPEPTLMENVLRCGLLFGALFQLLCVLAIILPVSKSPKADSEGFESKTWETVKKPKASAAQLSKKAKKESKKKR; this comes from the exons atggctgctgaactgcatttctcgCCACCTGAGATCCCTGAGCCCACACTAATGGAGAACGTGCTGCGCTGCGGACTCTTGTTTGGAgcccttttccagctcctgtgtgttCTGGCCATCATCCTGCCAGTTTCCAAGTCCCCAAAGGCA GACTCGGAGGGTTTTGAGTCTAAGACTTGGGAGACGGTGAAGAAACCCAAGGcaagtgctgcacagctgagcaagaaagccaagaaggaaagcaaaaagaaacgataa